From a single Oreochromis niloticus isolate F11D_XX linkage group LG3, O_niloticus_UMD_NMBU, whole genome shotgun sequence genomic region:
- the LOC102076144 gene encoding protein asteroid homolog 1-like, whose amino-acid sequence MKTLILLVASIALLLDQRCGGDYPGFKHEVCNFFKTLQDCEVNPYVILDGGSHTEKHEKNVSRLKYKLKKAKTIAETEPDGTLPEGYNVLPPLVKDVFIEILREKGIEFKVCLGEADPEVVSEANQKQCAVLSIYKDFYIFDVHKGFLNLHNFEWKKEEDGKIPAKIYKRSKFCQHFKLDPALMPVFASIAGNDYSRLEDNGAFAKESSSPGEYNIKRLDGMLSFLSKVNLDGLDDSQKRERALSEALNHVGKKENQTFKLAIKKYVKPEKTSSKLPPWVCEKVERGELTSFTTSVVDQKTILLTPLVEDFSQRSSYTAAYRIRQYFYGLLTGGKITEYGRDGEEIKDYRVPSILPSSDEQKQLKLQRLHKAPEGLRRRVFEQALQVQTSDLENIPDQLKLPVCVTVFWFKKLQHHPKPETVNCLHAVLLWFVCEPDGPEDEFEKKMKALKDEGVSIWQPHVAHAFSQWQCCMRQSLHLNQLLCSPLPEPQCVRLYCGPLLHRLADEDTIKQLQKTLRGEKKELYKNLKTILNPTTTEEGPSSEEEC is encoded by the exons ATGAAGACGCTCATCCTCCTAGTGGCTAGtattgcactcctg CTGGACCAGCGCTGTGGAGGAGATTATCCCGGATTCAAACATGAGGTCTGTAACTTCTTTAAGACTCTGCAGGACTGTGAAGTCAATCCGTACGTCATCCTGGATGGAGGCTCACACACCGAgaagcatgaaaaaaatgtgtctcgtctgaaatataaactgaaaaaaGCAAAGACAATAGCAGAGACTGAGCCTGATGGCACTTTACCAGAAGGATATAATGTGTTACCCCCTTTGGTCAAAGATGTCTTCATAGAAATCTTAAGGGAAAAAGGCATAGAGTTTAAAGTGTGTTTAGGAGAGGCAGACCCTGAGGTTGTTTCCGAGGCAAATCAGAAACAATGTGCTGTGCTGTCCATTTACAAAGATTTTTACATCTTTGATGTGCACAAAGGTTTCCTTAATCTCCACAattttgagtggaaaaaagaagaggatgGAAAGATTCCTGCTAAGATCTACAAACGTTCAAAGTTTTGTCAGCATTTTAAATTGGACCCTGCTCTCATGCCAGTCTTTGCTTCAATAGCAGGAAATGATTATTCAAGATTAGAAGACAATGGTGCTTTTGCAAAGGAATCATCTTCACCTGGTGAGTACAACATTAAAAGACTGGATGGTATGCTcagctttttaagtaaagtgaACCTGGATGGCTTGGACGACTCACAGAAGAGAGAACGTGCTCTGAGTGAAGCTTTAAATCATGTTGGTAAAAAAGAGAACCAAACATTCAAACTCGCcattaaaaaatatgttaaaccaGAAAAAACAAGTTCTAAGTTGCCACCATGGGTGTGTGAAAAAGTTGAGCGTGGAGAACTCACCAGTTTCACCACAAGTGTTGTGGATCAGAAGACAATTCTGCTGACCCCACTTGTAGAGGACTTTTCACAGCGCAGTAGTTACACAGCTGCTTACCGCATCAGACAGTACTTCTATGGACTGTTAACAGGAGGTAAGATTACTGAATATGGCAGGGATGGAGAAGAGATCAAAGACTACCGTGTCCCATCAATACTTCCCAGCAGTGATGAACAGAAACAACTGAAACTACAGCGTCTGCATAAG GCTCCTGAGGGTTTGCGTCGCAGGGTGTTTGAACAAGCTCTGCAGGTTCAGACTTCAGACTTAGAAAACATCCCCGACCAGCTGAAGCTGCCAgtctgtgtgactgttttctgGTTCAAGAAGCTACAACACCACCCAAAGCCTGAAACTGTAAACTGCCTCCACGCTGTCCTGCTGTGGTTTGTGTGTGAGCCTGATGGTCCAG AGGACGAGTTTGAGAAGAAGATGAAAGCTTTAAAGGATGAAGGTGTGAGTATCTGGCAGCCACATGTGGCTCATGCTTTCAGCCAATGGCAGTGCTGCATGAGGCAGAGCCTCCACCTGAACCAGCTGCTGTGTTCCCCTCTACCAGAACCTCAGTGTGTCCG ACTTTACTGTGGACCTCTCCTTCATCGGCTGGCAGATGAAGACACAATTAAACAACTACAGAAAACACTGAGAGGAGAAAAGAAGgaattatataaaaatttaaagaCCATTCTTAATCCAACAACTACCGAGGAGGGTCCCTCAAGTGAGGAAGAATGCTAA